A DNA window from Ranitomeya imitator isolate aRanImi1 chromosome 2, aRanImi1.pri, whole genome shotgun sequence contains the following coding sequences:
- the SOST gene encoding sclerostin has translation MYCALAVHCALLLIHTVLDPVLGWPSLKNDATEIIPGNIENTEVVVEATITSDNYTLNQAKHGGRYLHQSTDPTDPSEFSCRELRSAQHITDGPCRSLKPVKELVCSGQCLPSHLLPNAIGRGKWWRQSSMDYRCVPAHSHSQRIQLMCPDNEVRTYKIRVVTSCRCKRYTRFHNQSELKDFGKDIARPAKNKKPRLARLRSKTNQHELENAY, from the exons ATGTACTGTGCCTTGGCTGTACACTGCGCCCTTCTGCTGATCCACACTGTCCTAGATCCTGTGCTGGGATGGCCATCACTCAAAAATGACGCCACTGAGATCATTCCGGGCAACATCGAAAATACGGAGGTAGTCGTAGAAGCCACCATCACCAGCGACAATTACACTCTGAACCAAGCTAAACACGGGGGGCGATACCTGCACCAATCCACAGACCCAACAG ATCCCTCAGAATTTAGCTGCAGAGAACTACGTTCTGCTCAACATATCACAGATGGTCCATGTCGCAGTCTAAAACCAGTGAAAGAGCTGGTTTGTTCTGGCCAATGTTTGCCATCTCATCTCCTTCCAAATGCTATTGGTCGAGGAAAATGGTGGCGCCAGAGCTCAATGGATTACCGCTGTGTTCCAGCTCACAGTCATTCTCAACGCATTCAACTCATGTGCCCTGACAATGAAGTGCGAACATACAAAATTCGAGTGGTGACTTCATGCCGATGCAAGAGATATACCCGCTTCCACAATCAATCAGAACTAAaagattttggaaaagatatagcgAGGCCTGCAAAGAACAAAAAGCCTCGACTTGCAAGGCTGAGGAGCAAAACAAACCAGCACGAGTTGGAAAATGCATATTAA